A stretch of Parachlamydia sp. AcF125 DNA encodes these proteins:
- a CDS encoding GNAT family N-acetyltransferase: MSLAIDILSTPIYSNTYTYSSTHTYRGSSEVSFFVDEHGVLAVTIETERLHIRSVEPSEEDCNSFAALFGDKEVMAKFATGQTKTRQDIEKRIKEVWVKRWHQNNPFSGLAVFKKDTDEFIGHVVIGYGGAAGQAELAYLFRKQYWDQGFGTEAVTALVKEYAPAIIKEGYTLGGKPLEEIRATARPDNPASVKILKKIGMHKIGEEEKFGVLRYRFSLNLREIAKKKLATYRMPKRVA; the protein is encoded by the coding sequence ATGAGTTTAGCGATAGACATATTAAGTACGCCTATCTATTCAAATACGTATACCTATTCAAGTACCCATACCTATCGGGGAAGTTCCGAAGTGAGCTTTTTTGTAGATGAACATGGCGTCTTGGCTGTTACAATTGAGACTGAGAGGTTACATATTAGATCAGTGGAGCCTTCTGAAGAAGATTGTAATTCCTTCGCTGCTTTATTTGGGGATAAGGAAGTGATGGCCAAATTTGCTACGGGGCAGACTAAAACCAGGCAAGATATAGAGAAGCGTATCAAAGAGGTGTGGGTAAAACGCTGGCATCAAAATAATCCCTTTAGTGGCTTAGCAGTCTTTAAAAAGGACACAGATGAGTTTATAGGCCATGTCGTAATCGGCTACGGGGGGGCAGCAGGACAAGCCGAGCTTGCATACCTTTTCAGGAAGCAATATTGGGATCAGGGATTTGGAACAGAAGCGGTCACTGCGCTGGTAAAAGAATATGCTCCTGCAATTATTAAAGAAGGGTATACTTTAGGGGGCAAGCCTCTAGAAGAAATTAGAGCAACCGCTAGGCCCGATAATCCTGCCTCAGTGAAAATTTTAAAAAAAATAGGAATGCATAAAATAGGGGAGGAAGAAAAATTTGGAGTATTGCGCTATCGCTTCTCCCTCAATTTAAGGGAAATTGCGAAAAAAAAATTAGCAACTTATCGCATGCCGAAAAGAGTGGCCTGA